From the genome of Capsicum annuum cultivar UCD-10X-F1 chromosome 4, UCD10Xv1.1, whole genome shotgun sequence:
TATTCAATACAGAAAACTTTTGCTAAGTTGGTAGCAAAATTTCAAAGTTATACCTTCTAAGCAAGTAGTGAAATTAGAAATTTTGCTAAGAGTGTTCTCAACATAATTTCCAGGGAAGGATATTCAATCGTCCTGTGTTGCAGTTGTTTTCCCGCTCCTTTGTTCATGTGTTTGTTTTAGAGATTGCAGACATTCTTCATTCCCATTGCAGACATGGAAAGCTGGAGTAATATCAAATATATTTGCATCAGTTATCGCATCTTTTTCTTCAACTGTTGAAGACATAATGAAGTAAATAATGTGTGTTATATTTAACAATAAAGACTTAAGCTGAAATGGTCCCAAAATCTCTGAAGCAAGACTTATTTAGTTACAAACAATAGGAGTGGTTGGAACATGAGAACTGTCTGTTCTATGAGTCATCTCGTAGGAGAAGACGATTAAATGTGGAACAACAAAACCATTACAACTTGAAATACTCTTGTTTGCAGTTGGTACATGGCCCTAATTTGGAAGACAAATCTCTGGTAGAAATTGTGATACATGAGGAAGATATAAATCGCAATGGACCCATAGCTAACACTAGTTAAATTTTGCTTTGCCAAAACTCAATCCCTATTCATTATGAATGATATTATAGTCAAACTGTTTAAGTTGTTAACTCAGTATCTATTGGAGTTaaacaaagataataaaaaggaaaatctATTCAATTCATTCTTGCTCCTCCAATTAGCATCTAACATTTGGTTATAAAACTTAGTGGACGACTCCTTTTTGAGTCTGCCACTTAAACAAATTAAAGTTACTTTATTGTTTCTTTAGATTACTTAATTAATGAATTAAAGGAATGCTAttccttttttccttaaaatatgaCTGAATGGAAAATTCtcataaaaaagatttttatagattttaaaatCAGAAAGAGGAAAAGACCGCTTTGCTATTTAAAGTCTCAAAACTATATCATTACCCATTTctctttatagattttatagAAACTTGTTGCCTTCACCTCTTTTCTCTTGTTGCTTCAGTACTATGTTATAAGTAGTTCAGCCATGACCCAACTTAAAATCTCCACTGATCAATTAGCTCTTCTTTCCCTGAAATCTCAAATCGTTTCAGACCCCTTTCACTTGTTGGATGAAAGTTGGTCTCCAGCTACGTCTGTTTGCCATTGGGTTGGAGTCACTTGTGGCTCTCGTCACAAGAGAGTGAGATTCTTGAATCTTTCCAACATGGCTCTTACAAGCATAATACCCCGTGAACTAGGGAACCTCacatttcttgtttctcttgacttGGGAAGCAACAAATTCCATGGAAATTTGCCTCAAGAAATGGCACACTTGCATCGGcttaagtttcttgatttaaaTTCCAACAACTTCAGAGGGGAGGTTCCTTCTTGTTTTGGGTTTTTAGGAATAATAGTTTCACTGGTTCCATCCCTGCTTCATTTTCTAATATATCCACACTTGAgactttgaatttgaattttaattggttATGGGAGAAGGTGTGGACAAGAACTcagaaaattatgaaataactataTACTTGTTtttcctattgttattgatcaaaGTCTTAAGAAGGATGTACATATtatatactatttttttctccattagagttcttaatttaattttttatgaatttctgaTTGTAcggaattgtatttttttatatggaCTCAGATATATAAACTGATACTTTATTAGAAGTTAGGTAACTACCAAGAGGAGTTCAAATTTACTGATTATTTCTTAAAACAGattaattttaaacattaaaaaacACTCCTTCTATGGTGTTTCTTGTCCTAcgcttgattatttatttataattgttaCATTTTATTACTCATTACATGCATAAGTTCATAGAATTTTAATAGTTCTAATGGATCCATAAAAATTAACATGAGACATCATTAGAATATATATGTACCTATAAGCTTATTTCCACTAAGATGTAGACGCTGCATGTTGGTTAAATTGCCAATCTCCCATGTTAAGAATCCACTAAGATTGTTATCCCACAGTGACAAACGTTGCAGCGATGAGATAATGTGGAGATGGGGAAAGAGCCGCTAATCTGGTTTCTCTCCATTGCTAACTCTGCCAAATtcacaaaattttcaatttcttgcGGAATTATCCCTGCAATTAAtgtgtaataaaataaaattctgaagTAATAAGATACAATAGTGCTAGCATTCATAAGATAGAATGTAGCTGTGAAATGGATAGTTCCGAGAGCCAATATCTGCAAGTTACTCGATCTTTCAATTTCACTATGTATTGGTCCATCAAACTCATTATCCGATAAAGACAAAATTTGAAGTTGTGAACAATTTGTCAAGCTTGTAGGCATCTGATCATGAAGCTTGTTATAAGACAGATAAAGCCCTTTGAGTATTGGGAGACCATTGCATAAACCATTGGGAAGATATCCCGATAAAGCTATTGCCTGTAAATGCAATGAATTCGAtcctagaaatattgaaaattgtgAATGGTATAGAACCTATAAGTTGATTATATTGTATGGCCAACCAGTTCATGTTGTGAAGATTGCCAATTCCTGCTGGGATATTTCCTTCAAGTGAGTTATACGATATATCTAAAGCCTCCAACCTTGAGGCATTTGAGAGCGACGTAGGAATAGAGCCTATGAGATTGTTACCTCTCAACTTTAATTTTCTAAGGTTTCCGATCACTTTTGGTATCTGAATAGTTCATCTCACTTGtattcattttttcttcatgTGTTGACNNNNNNNNNNNNNNNNNNNNNNNNNNNNNNNNNNNNNNNNNNNNNNNNNNNNNNNNNNNNNNNNNNNNNNNNNNNNNNNNNNNNNNNNNNNNNNNNNNNNAAGTTCAAATTTACTGTTTaaacattaaaatttttaatagttCATAGAATTTATTTGTAATTGTTACATTTTATTACCATTACATGCATAAATTCATAGAATTTTAATAGTTCTAATGGATCTATAAAAATTTAGATGAGACATACGTGCAATGCACGTGCATGTATATCGAGACACTATTTGAATCCACTAAGATTGTTCTGCCACGCTGACAAAAGTTACAGCGATGAGATATTAAATATGGAGATTGGGACAGAGCTGGTAATCTGGTTTTCCTCCATGGCTAACTCTACCAAATTAAAAAGATTTCCAATTTCTTGTGGAATTATCCCCGCAATTaatgttgaataaaataaaattctaaagtaataAGATACAATAGTGATAGTATGCATAAGATGAAACGTACCAGTGAAATGGTTAATTCTGAGTCCTAATATCTGTAAGTTACTCAATCTTCCAATTTCACTATGTATTGGTCCATCAAACTCATTTTCCGGTAAAGACTTTCTCCAACCTTGAGGCATTTGAGAGTGACAGAGGAATAGAGCCTATTAGATTGTTACCCCTCAAGTTTAATACTCTAAGGTTTACAAGActtccaatcacttttggtatttgGCCCTCTATGGAATTGAATTTCAGATTCAAAGtctcaagtgtcaaaatattAGAAAATGAACAAGGGATGGAACCAGTGAAACTATTAT
Proteins encoded in this window:
- the LOC124897843 gene encoding receptor-like protein 35; the encoded protein is MALIGRIPSELGNLSFLVSLDLGSNNFHGNLPQEMACLRRLKFLDLSVNNFSGKVPSLFGLLHHLQVLNLGNNSFTGSIPCSFSNILTLETLNLKFNSIEGQIPKVIGSLAIALSGYLPNGLCNGLPILKGLYLSYNKLHDQMPTSLTNCSQLQILSLSDNEFDGPIHSEIERSRIIPQEIENFVNLAELAMERNQISGSFPISTLSHRCNVCHFEEKDAITDANIFDITPAFHVCNGNEECLQSLKQTHEQRSGKTTATQDD